A genomic stretch from bacterium includes:
- the cobO gene encoding cob(I)yrinic acid a,c-diamide adenosyltransferase, with the protein MQSEATSAQSAESFGRVLVNTGDGKGKTTAALGTILRAVGYGHRCLIVQFIKGSWMYGEIKSIKRLEPEVEFHRLGKGFVGIMDDNLPREEHEKAAHEALAFAKEKLASGDYRLVLLDEIFIAVTLGLISVADVLDLLDVRPKQTTVILTGRGAPPEVIERADTVTEMREVKHAFRKGILAQRGVDY; encoded by the coding sequence ATTCAGTCGGAAGCGACATCTGCGCAGTCCGCCGAATCCTTCGGACGGGTGCTGGTGAACACGGGTGACGGCAAAGGCAAGACCACGGCCGCGCTGGGCACGATTCTCCGCGCCGTGGGCTACGGTCACCGCTGCCTGATTGTCCAGTTCATCAAGGGCAGTTGGATGTATGGCGAGATCAAGTCCATCAAACGATTGGAACCCGAAGTCGAGTTTCATCGCCTGGGCAAAGGTTTCGTCGGCATCATGGATGACAACCTCCCGCGCGAAGAGCACGAAAAGGCCGCCCATGAAGCGCTCGCGTTTGCCAAGGAGAAACTCGCATCGGGCGACTACCGTCTGGTGCTGTTGGATGAAATCTTCATCGCCGTGACGCTCGGGCTCATTTCCGTGGCCGATGTTCTCGATCTGCTCGACGTGCGGCCGAAACAAACCACTGTGATTCTGACCGGCCGCGGCGCGCCGCCCGAGGTCATCGAGCGCGCCGATACGGTCACCGAAATGCGTGAAGTGAAACACGCGTTCCGCAAAGGAATTCTCGCTCAACGTGGAGTAGATTATTAA